A single region of the Prevotella sp. HUN102 genome encodes:
- a CDS encoding site-specific integrase translates to MRSTFKILFYINKNKTKADGTTAILCRITIDGANVVITTGENVAPNDWSVKRGETTDKKINQRLQAFREEIEQGYNTLLYKYGAVSAELLKNYLQGIGRTPMTLLALSAKELKAQQESKSEGTYSNNRSSDKQLDAFVRSRGEEDILLTALTMDFFDDYRFHLKKEGYAPATINKHLCWLSRLMYRAVSQGTIRFNPFEEAKYEAVERKPRFLSKGDVAKLLAFPLQDEGAELSRRMFLFSVFTGLSFADLQSLRASQIETNSEGKLYIRKARQKTEVESLIPLHPIAEQILSLYTKEKSKGDYKIFPDTISKGKLLTHLKAMGLACGIRTPLTYHVARHSFGTLTLEAGVPIESIAKMMGHSSIASTQIYAQITDQKISRDMDRIL, encoded by the coding sequence ATGCGTAGTACATTCAAAATCTTATTCTATATCAATAAGAACAAGACCAAAGCAGACGGAACAACAGCAATCCTTTGTCGTATCACCATTGACGGAGCGAACGTGGTGATAACCACAGGCGAAAACGTTGCTCCTAACGATTGGAGTGTGAAGCGAGGGGAAACAACGGACAAGAAGATAAACCAACGCCTGCAAGCCTTTCGGGAGGAAATCGAACAGGGGTACAATACCTTGCTCTACAAATATGGAGCGGTGAGTGCCGAACTTCTGAAGAACTACTTACAAGGCATCGGGAGAACTCCAATGACACTTCTTGCCCTTAGTGCGAAAGAACTCAAAGCCCAACAAGAAAGCAAGAGCGAGGGAACGTATAGCAACAATCGAAGTTCCGATAAACAGCTTGATGCTTTTGTGCGAAGTCGTGGCGAAGAGGATATTCTTTTAACAGCTCTTACGATGGATTTCTTTGATGATTATCGGTTTCATTTGAAGAAAGAGGGCTATGCTCCTGCCACGATAAACAAGCATCTCTGTTGGCTGAGCCGATTGATGTATAGAGCCGTCAGTCAGGGGACAATACGCTTCAATCCGTTTGAAGAAGCGAAGTATGAAGCCGTGGAGCGCAAACCTCGGTTTCTGAGTAAAGGCGACGTAGCAAAACTCTTGGCATTTCCCTTGCAAGACGAAGGAGCAGAACTAAGCCGAAGAATGTTTCTTTTCTCTGTCTTTACGGGTTTGTCATTTGCCGACTTGCAGAGCCTGCGAGCTTCGCAAATCGAAACGAACAGCGAGGGGAAGCTGTATATCCGCAAGGCAAGGCAGAAAACGGAGGTCGAGAGTTTGATACCCCTGCATCCGATAGCGGAGCAGATACTTTCGCTTTACACGAAAGAGAAAAGCAAGGGGGATTACAAGATATTCCCCGATACGATAAGCAAGGGGAAATTACTTACCCATCTCAAAGCCATGGGGTTGGCGTGTGGTATTCGTACTCCGCTAACCTACCATGTCGCCCGGCATAGCTTCGGTACACTGACTTTGGAGGCAGGTGTCCCAATAGAGAGTATTGCCAAGATGATGGGACACTCGTCCATTGCCAGCACACAAATCTACGCTCAAATCACCGACCAAAAGATTTCAAGGGATATGGATAGGATACTATGA